The DNA segment TTCGATCACGTCCGCGCCGCCGCGGTCGAGCGCCTCCACGTAGCGCGTCGTCGAGGCGAGATCCGGATCGCCTGCGGTGAGATAGGTGATCAGCGCCGGGTGGTTCTCGCGGATCGCCGCCTCGATCGCCGAGTCGGTCTCGACGACTCGTCGGTCGTCACTCATCCGTCGAACACCTCCACGTCGGGCGCGGTCTCGATGTCGCGCCGGTCGGTTTCCTCCAGAACGGTCTCCAGATCCTTGTCGCCCCGTCCGGAGACGGTCACGACGACCAGGTCGCCGAGATCGGCGTCCCCCGTTTCGCCCGACGCGTCGCCGCCCCTGTCGGACACGTCGCCGCCTCTGCCTGACGCGTCGTCGTTCCTGTCGGACACGTCGCCGTCCTCGTCCGTCGCGTCGGCGTCCGGTCCACAGGTCTCCTCGAGGTAGGCGAGCGCGTGACTCGATTCCAGGGCGGGAATAATCCCTTCGAGCCGCGAGAGACGGTGAAACGCGGTGAGCGTCGCGTCGTCGTCGACCGTCGCGGGCGTCACCCGGTCCCGGTCGACCAGCTCGGCCAGCTCCGGCCCGACGCCGGCGTAGTCCAGGCCCGCGCTGATACTGTGTGATTCGACGACTTGCCCGTCCTCGGTCTGGAGGAGCTTGGTCAGCGCGCCGTGGAGGACGCCCTCGGTGCCGGTCGACAGCGACGCAGAGTTCGGCGCCACGCCGGACTCCTCGTCGATACCGAGGTCGGAGCCGCCGGCTTCGACGGCGTGGAGGGCGACGTCAGCGGTGGCGTCGCCTTCGGAATCTGCGTCCGCAGGCCGCTCGTCTTCAACGAACGCGGCGAACGTGCCCATCGTGTTCGAGCCACCGCCGGCGCAGGCGACGACGTCGTCCGGGAGGCGCGCGGCCTCGTCGCGGATCTGGGTGCGGATCTCCTCGCCGATGACGGCCTGGAAGTCCCGAACGAGTGCGGGGAATGGGTGCGGCCCGACGACCGATCCGACGGCGTAGTGGGTCGTCTCGACGCTGCCCGCCCAGTCACGCATCGTCTCGTTGATCGCTTCCTTCAGCGTCGCGCTGCCGGCATCGACCGGCGTCACCTCGGCGCCGCTCATCCGCATCCGGTAGACGTTGGGTCGCTGGCGGTTGACGTCGACCCGGCCCATGTAGATCTCGCAGGGCACGTCGAGGTGGGCGGCGGCCATCGCCGTCGCAGTGCCGTGCTGGCCGGCACCGGTCTCGGCGATGACGCGGTCTTTGCCCATGTACGTCGCGAGGAGGACCTGCCCGAGCGCGTTGTTAAGCTTGTGCGCACCGCCGTGGACGAGGTCTTCGCGCTTGAGATAGATATCGCGGCCGTAGCGCTCGCTCAGGGCGTCCGCGCGCTGAAGCGGTGTCGGCCGGCCGGCGAAGGTCCGCAGGTGCTCGCGCAGTTCGTCGCGAAAGCCGTCCTCGTTGTGCAGGACGTAGCGCTCGTGGGCGTCGACGAGTTCGGCCAGCGCGGGCACCAGCGCCTCGGGCACGTACTGGCCACCGTACGGTCCGAACCGGCCCGCTGTGTCGGCCATCGTCTCGCGTCCACCGATCGAGGAGTCACTCACGCGGCATCCACCCCCTGTTCGCTGGTCGAACGAGCCTTCGGGTCGGCGTCGGTCCGACCGTCTTCTGGCCGTCCGGCCTCGACCAGCCGTCGCGTGTTCGCCTCCACGTCGCCGTCCATTATCGCGCTCCCAACGAGCAAGGCGTCTGCACCCGCCCCTCGCAGTCGGCGCACGTCGTCCGGCGTCGACACACCACTCTCGGCGACGAGCGTGACGTCCGCGAGTCGATCCGTGAGATTGTCGGCCGCGGCGAGCCCGTTCGCCGTCCCACCGTCCCCGGTCGACCCGACGACGTGCTCGAACGTCGAGAGGTCGACCTCGAGGGCGGCCAGATCGCGATTGTTGATACCGACGAATCGCGCGCCGGCGTCGAGCGCCGCGCGTAGTTCCTCGCGGGTGTGTACTTCCACCAGCACCTGGAAGCCTCGATCCCGGGCGGCGGTGACCAGTCCGGGGAGGTCATCGACGAACCGAGCGATCACCAGGACGAGGTCGGCGGCGACGACGTCGAGATGCTCCTCGCGGAGAATGAAGTCCTTCCTGAGGACCGGGACGTCGACAGCCTGGCGGACGCGTTCGAGGGCCTCCGGCGACCCCCCGAAGTGATCCGGTTCCGTCAGTACCGAGAGCGCGGTTGCGCCGCCCGCTATCATCGCCCGGGCCAGCTCGACGGGATCGTCGGTTCGTCTCCCGTCGGTCGTCGGACTCGTCGGTTTGATCTCGGCGACGATCGGGACCCGGCCGTCGGATTCGGCGTCCCGTATCGCCTGGGGGAGTGACCGCGGCGACACGGCGAGGGGTGTTCCATCCGGCTGCGATCGGTCTCTCGCCGCCGTCAGGATCGACCGAACTGGCGCGGCGAGTTCGTTACAAGTCATCATCGTACACCAATGTACTGATTTATACATAAGGCTTGCGCGTCTCGCCGCGGTCCGGGGACCGACGACGAACTGGAGACCAGGCTGACCGACGATGAACTCGTGGCCGACGACCGACGGGACCGAATCTTCAAGGGGGTCGCTCACCTCCGACCCGACATGGAAGACGCTGGGATCTACGCGCGTGAGGTTCCCTTTCTCGACGGCTACGTGCAGGTCGGAATCGCGAGCGGTCGCGTGCTCTCCGTCTCGTTTCCGGCCCAGCCGGACGCGGATGCCACGTCGGACCATCCCGTTCTCGATCGGATCGTCGAGTACCTCGACGGCGTCTCGGACGTCTCGTTCGACGACGTCACCGTGGCGCTGACCGTGCCGACCGACCAGCGTTCCGTGCTCGAGCAGGTTCGGACGATCCCCTACGGCGAGAGCATCGACGTCGCCGGTCTCGCCGCGATGACGCCAGACGTCGACCCGGACGACGAGGACGATCTGATCCTCGTTCGAACGGCGCTCGAGGCGAATCCGGCGCCACTTCTCATCCCCGACCACCGCGTCCGCGACGGACCGAGCGCTGCCCCGCCGTCCGTCGAGCAACGACTCAGGTCGCTCGAAGGTCTCTAGTCGACGGGCGCACACCGCCACGCACCGCGTCTCTCTCTCTCTCTCTCTCTCTCTCTCTTCGTCACGATCACGTCCACATCACGTGCCGGCCGCGTGTCCTAGCCGGCGATCCAGACGGCGTAGACGTACGCGAGGAGCCCACCGAAGACGAGCAGCGACGCCACCTGGCTCGCGACGGTGATCACGACCCCGGCCAGCAACCCGGCAACCCAGACGAGTTCCGCCAGTCCGCCGAGTGCGAGCCCAGCACCACCGATCAGCAGGATGGTCTCTCCCTCGCTGGCCTCGGTGATCACTACCACGCCGATTCCAGCGGCGATGAACCCGAAGAGCGCCGCACTCGCCAGTCCGAGGAGCGACGATTCGAGGGCGATGGAGCCGATCCAGGTCGCGAAGTATGCGACGACACCGACGAGGAGCACTCGCTGCGTCCACGCGGGCGCGGTCCGAAGCTGATTCATGGGCACACGTTCGCCCGCAGCGCATTAGTAGCGCCGATACTCGGGGGAGCCCGTCACCACTCCGCGGACCGGCGCTCACTCCGGCTATCGATCGAGACCGAAGCCCTCGTGAACGGCGAACTCGAACGCGTTCAGCAGGTAGTGGGCGGTGACGACGGCCACCAGACTCTCCGAGAGGACGAACAGGCCCGCCAGCGCGAATCCGATCACGCCCGTGACGACGATCCCGGCCCTCCCCTGGATTCCGTGACCGATCGCGAACAGCACCGAGGAGCCGATCGCCAGGAGCCACGGTGAGATACCGAAGCCGGTCGCGAACGCTCCGATCAGGACGCCGCGGAAGAGCAGCTCCTCGAAGATCGCGATCACGGGTAACACGACGCCGAACAGGAGGAACCAGTCGCGACGGCGGGCCGGCGCGAGGCTCTCGCGGAGCCACTCGTCGTGGTCGACGCCGAGCCGTCGGATGAGGCGGCTCCCACCTTCGCTCGCAGCGTAGAGACCGAGACCGGCGCCGAGTCCGAGACCGAGGTCCGGTACGATCGCGTCGTGCGAGAGCGCAATTCCAAGCGCGTCTGCGGGTACGCCGGTCAGCACGATGGCGCCAGCCACGAGCGCCAGAAAGAGCCCCTGCGTGGCCAGCGCGTTCAGCAACAGTCCGCGACTCGTGATCGGAACGCCGCGGGCGCGAGCGACGATCCGGTCCGGCGACGACTGCGTCGCCGACGTCGCTCGATCGGTCCACTCCCCGGCTGACGAACGCACTGTCGCGCCGGAGCGGACGCCGTCGCGCACCTCCGCGGCGGTCGTCTCGACTGCCGGGGAGTCGGCGCTCGACCCACCGTCGGTGTCGTGGTCGCCGGACCTGCCTCGTTCGCCGTCGCGATCTGCCGGCTCGATGTTCGCAGCCTGATCCACCCACGCCGCTCCGTCTTCGTGGTCGGACCGGTCGTCTCCATCGTCGCGTCCCGTCCACGCTTCTCCGTCGTCGCGCCCCACCATCGCTCGTGAGTCGACCGCGGTCGATAGAGTCGTCTCGTCGGATCGAGTCGACTCGATGGGCGTGATCGACCGCTGCGTCAGAAGGGAGAGCCAGACCATCACTGTGGTCAGCAGGGTGACGATCACCGCGAACGCCACCCACCGGACCATCGCGTTACTGGGGGCTCGGGTTCGAGCTACCGGTTCCGCTCACCTGGCTGTCGAACGCCGTGTTGGTGATCGACTTCAGCCGGTCGAGTAGCGAATCCTTCTCGGGTTCGCCCATCAGTGCGACGTCTAGGACCTCGCTGATGTTCGAGACGGGGATGATGTCGACCATCTCCTCGTACTCGTCCTCGATCATGACGTCCTGCTCGTTGGCCTTCGGGATGATGACCGTCTTGATGCCGGACTTCGCGGCGGCCTCGATCTTGTGCGTCACGCCGCCGACGGGCAGTACGTCGCCCCGAACCGACAGCGAACCGGTCATCGCGACCGACTGGTCGACCGGGACGTCCTCGAGCGCGGAGATGACGGCGGTCGCGACCGTGATCGAGGCCGAGTCGCCGTCGACACCTTGCTGTCCGGCCTGGACGAACTGGATGTGGACGTCCGTGCCGGCCAACGAAGAGTCGGGATAGTCGCTCGCCCCGTAGCGATCTTCCTCCCAGCCGGGGACGCCCGTCGAGAGGTCCTCGTCGGAGAACTTCTTGATGATCGCGGAGACGTTCTGGACGGACTCCTGGGCCATCTCCTTCAGCTGGCCGGTCGCGATGACCCGGCCGGGCCCCTGTGCGGGCGTCACTTCGGCCATGACGGGGAGCATGATGCCCGAGTCCTCGCCCATGACTGCGAGGCCGTTGACGCGGCCCTCGACGCCGCCCTCGTTGACCTGCAGTTCGTAGTCCTTGCGCCGATCGATGTAGTCGTCGGCGAGTTGCTGTTCGATCGAGCGCGAGCGCTTCTTCGCCTGGAGGACGTCCTCGCGCGTCGTGTACTCGCGATCCTCCGCGCGGGCGATGTCGCCGGCGACGCGGACCAGTCCACCGAGGTTACGGAACAGCAGCGTGAGGTGATCCTTGCGGCCAGCGCGACGGCGGGCCTCCAGCATGAGTTCCTCGACCGCCTCGCGGTCGAAGTGGGGCAGGCGCCCGTCGCGTTCGACTTCCTGGGCGATGAAGCGGACGTACTTCCGGCGCATCTCGGGCGTGTCCTCGATGGTGTCGTCCATGTACACCTCGTAGCCGTAGCCCTTGATCCGCGAGCGCAGCGCGGGGTGCATGTTCTCCATCGCGTCCAGGTTCCCCGCCGCGATCATGATGAAGTCCGTCGGGACGGGCTCGGTCTGGACCATCGCGCCCGAGGAACGCTCGGACTGGCCGGTGATCGAGAACTCACCCTCCTGGATGGCCGTCATCAGCTTCTGCTGGGTGCGGATATCGAGCGTGTTCATCTCGTCGACGAACAGCACGCCTTTGTTGGCCTTGTGGATGGACCCAGGTTCCACGCGGTCGTGACTCGGGGTCTCCATGCCGCCGGACTGGAACGGGTCGTGGCGGACGTCGCCCAGCAGCGCACCGGCGTGGGCACCCGTCGCGTCCTCGAACGGCGCGACGCGCTGCTCGCCGTTGTTGACGATCATGTTGGGCACCATGGCGTCCATCCCGCGGGAGGTGTAGCGGAAGAACAGCCAGATGACCACCGCGGCGATGACGCCGAGGAGGAGGGGCCCGGTGATGAACGCGTACACCACCACGATGGCGATGATGACCCACATCAGGATCGAACGCATCTGCTTTCGCTTGCGGGCTTCCTCCTTGTGGGCGTCGATGATCTGCTCGCCCTTGCCCGCCGGGACCGTCCGGACCTTCGGCTCGTTGCCGTCGTCCGGGTTGTGGTAGACCAGGATGTCCTGGAGGTCTTCCTGCGGGAGGAGCTGGCTCATCGCCTTCGCGAGCATCGACTTGCCGGTACCAGGCGAGCCGATCATCATCACGTGGCGGCGCTGCTTGGCCGCCTTGATGATGATGTCGCGCGCCTCGTCCTGGCCGATCACCTGATCGACCAGCCGGTCTGGAACCTCGATCTCGTCGGTCGAGTCGATCCGGAGGCCGCCGAGTAAGTTGTCCTCCTCGTCCTCGTCGATCTCGAGATCGGCGTCGACGGTGACCTCGCTTCCGAGATCGTCGATCGTCTCGACGGTCTCCGGTTCGTCGTCGTACTCGCCGTAGACGCCCTCGCCCGTCGCTGGGTCGTCGTCGGCGGTCCCGTCGCCCGGAGTAGGCTCGTCTTCGAGTTCGCGCCAGATGTCGTCCGGGACGTCGTCCGGATCGGGGTCGGTATCGCCGGACTCGTCCGTAGGCGCGTCCGAGTCGTCCGACGTCTCGTCGGTTTCGTCCGACGACGGCGTCGACTCCTCTGTCGCGTCGGCGTCCGCTTCGGCATCGGCCGACGCCGTCACCGGTACGTCGTCCGACGGCGCGAGGACGTCGCGAGGTGGCTGCTCGTCGGCGGCCTCCTCTGTCTCCGTCTCGGACGCGTCGGTCCCCTCGTCCGGGGGATCGGTGTCGTTCGTGTCGTTACTCATAAGGGGCTGGTTGCTACCTCTACCGAAGGGACTCGCACTGATATACTTTCTCCCTCTCCTTCTGCCGTATTCGGGCGTGTACAGGCCTGAAGGACGTGTTTGCGCACTTCCCGACTGGCGCCGCCTCTCGTCACCCTTAAGCGCCGGGCTCTCGACGCATGCGGTATGACGCGGGGTATCTACATCGGGCGCTTCCAGCCGTTCCACGACGGCCACTACAGCGTCGTCGAACGGATCGCCGACGAGGTCGACGAACTCGTCCTCGGTATCGGGAGTGCCGACGCCTCGCACTCGACGCGGAATCCGTTCACCGCGGGCGAGCGTATCATGATGATCACCAAGAGTCTCGCCGCACTGGATCTCGTCACCTACGCCGTTCCGATCGAGGACCTGGATCGCAACGCCGTCTGGGTGAGCCACGTCGAGAGCATGAGCCCGCACTTCGACGTCGCCTACGCCAACAACCCGCTCGTCATCCAGCTCTTCCGCGAGGCCGGGGTCGAGGTTCGTCAGTCCCCGATGTACAATCGCCACGTCCTCGAGGGGAGCGAGGTGCGCGAGCGAATGATCGACGACGGCGACTGGGAGTCGCTCGTTCCCGGTGCCGTCGTCGAGGTCGTCGCTGAGATCGGCGGCATCGAGCGCCTCCAGATGGTCAGCGACACGGACGCGAACGGCGAGGCGTAGCCGCGTCTCGTCGCGTTCGCTTCGTGACGACGTTCGCAGTCGCGTTGCGACTGCTCACCGGCGGACCCAGACGGGACAGCGCCCTCAACAGCATTGATTCCTCTCCGACAGTGATCTGCTGTAGGAAATGTGCGTGGGTGCAGTCCCAAGGGACTCCACCTGCATCGACGCTCGACGGCTGTGCCGTCTCGCGTTTCGTCGCCTTCGGCGACGCGTGCGATGCGTGGGACCGGATTTGAACCGGCGGACCCCTACGGGACAGCGCCCTCAACGCTGCGCCGTTGGCCTAGCTTGGCTACCCACGCTCGCGTGCTGTTGCGGCGTTACTTCCTACCCGTGGGTCGATATAAAAGCGTGTTCTTTTTCGCCCGCCGCAGGTGGACCGAGGCGGTCCATTGAAATGCTGCTGGTGCGAAGCACTCCCATGGCTAAGTACTCGACCGGCTCCTCGACGGCCGGAGGCGGGACGAACTGCGAGCTCTGTGGCGCCGAGAGCAACTCGCTGACGCGCCAGACAGTCGCGGGTGCGGAGCTGGAGGTCTGTTCGAACTGCGCCTCGCACGGCGACGAGTCGCGCTCGTCGACGTCGTCGAGCGGTGGCGGCGGTCGCGACCGGGACGAGACCAGCCGCAAGAAGAAAGCGGCCCAGAACGTCGCGAAGGCGAACCCCGTCTGGGATGGCGATTCGGAACACTGGGAGCGCGAGGGAACGAACTACGACGACGACCCGCTGCCCTACCTCGTTTCGGACTACGGTGACGTCCTCGAATCCGCCCGACAGGACGCCGGACAAACGCGCGAGGAACTCGCCGACGACCTCGGCGTTCCCGAGTCGGACCTGCTCGCGATCGAGCAGGGTCGAGCGACCCAGGCCGGTGTCGGCGGCGGCTTGATCGAAGCGCTCGAAGACCGGCTCGACGTCCAGCTCGCCGAGTGAGGTCGCCGGTCGGCGCGGGTGAACCCGCTCGTCGGTAGCATCACCGGGGTCGGAATTTTCGAGACCGTAACTGTTGGGGCCGAACGGACCGGATTCGACGGGAATCGGCGAGCAGATTTTTAAGCGATCCGGACGGAGTGGTGTGCGATGAGCGGGCAACGGGCAGCCGCCGAACCGTACGCGACGCGATTCGAGACCGAAGTGACGGCCGTCGACGGCCGTCGCGTCTGGCTCGACTCGACGCACTTCTTCGCCGAGAGCGGTGGCCAGCCTGCGGACCGTGGCACGATCGGCGACGTGTCGGTCGTCGACGTGCGGATCGAGGACGGCGAGCACGTCCACGTCCTGGAGGCGGAACCCCGATTTAGCGCCGGGAAACGGGTGCTGTGT comes from the Halovivax cerinus genome and includes:
- a CDS encoding nicotinamide-nucleotide adenylyltransferase; amino-acid sequence: MTRGIYIGRFQPFHDGHYSVVERIADEVDELVLGIGSADASHSTRNPFTAGERIMMITKSLAALDLVTYAVPIEDLDRNAVWVSHVESMSPHFDVAYANNPLVIQLFREAGVEVRQSPMYNRHVLEGSEVRERMIDDGDWESLVPGAVVEVVAEIGGIERLQMVSDTDANGEA
- a CDS encoding MGMT family protein, which produces MEDAGIYAREVPFLDGYVQVGIASGRVLSVSFPAQPDADATSDHPVLDRIVEYLDGVSDVSFDDVTVALTVPTDQRSVLEQVRTIPYGESIDVAGLAAMTPDVDPDDEDDLILVRTALEANPAPLLIPDHRVRDGPSAAPPSVEQRLRSLEGL
- the lonB gene encoding ATP-dependent protease LonB, translated to MSNDTNDTDPPDEGTDASETETEEAADEQPPRDVLAPSDDVPVTASADAEADADATEESTPSSDETDETSDDSDAPTDESGDTDPDPDDVPDDIWRELEDEPTPGDGTADDDPATGEGVYGEYDDEPETVETIDDLGSEVTVDADLEIDEDEEDNLLGGLRIDSTDEIEVPDRLVDQVIGQDEARDIIIKAAKQRRHVMMIGSPGTGKSMLAKAMSQLLPQEDLQDILVYHNPDDGNEPKVRTVPAGKGEQIIDAHKEEARKRKQMRSILMWVIIAIVVVYAFITGPLLLGVIAAVVIWLFFRYTSRGMDAMVPNMIVNNGEQRVAPFEDATGAHAGALLGDVRHDPFQSGGMETPSHDRVEPGSIHKANKGVLFVDEMNTLDIRTQQKLMTAIQEGEFSITGQSERSSGAMVQTEPVPTDFIMIAAGNLDAMENMHPALRSRIKGYGYEVYMDDTIEDTPEMRRKYVRFIAQEVERDGRLPHFDREAVEELMLEARRRAGRKDHLTLLFRNLGGLVRVAGDIARAEDREYTTREDVLQAKKRSRSIEQQLADDYIDRRKDYELQVNEGGVEGRVNGLAVMGEDSGIMLPVMAEVTPAQGPGRVIATGQLKEMAQESVQNVSAIIKKFSDEDLSTGVPGWEEDRYGASDYPDSSLAGTDVHIQFVQAGQQGVDGDSASITVATAVISALEDVPVDQSVAMTGSLSVRGDVLPVGGVTHKIEAAAKSGIKTVIIPKANEQDVMIEDEYEEMVDIIPVSNISEVLDVALMGEPEKDSLLDRLKSITNTAFDSQVSGTGSSNPSPQ
- a CDS encoding CPBP family intramembrane glutamic endopeptidase; translated protein: MVRWVAFAVIVTLLTTVMVWLSLLTQRSITPIESTRSDETTLSTAVDSRAMVGRDDGEAWTGRDDGDDRSDHEDGAAWVDQAANIEPADRDGERGRSGDHDTDGGSSADSPAVETTAAEVRDGVRSGATVRSSAGEWTDRATSATQSSPDRIVARARGVPITSRGLLLNALATQGLFLALVAGAIVLTGVPADALGIALSHDAIVPDLGLGLGAGLGLYAASEGGSRLIRRLGVDHDEWLRESLAPARRRDWFLLFGVVLPVIAIFEELLFRGVLIGAFATGFGISPWLLAIGSSVLFAIGHGIQGRAGIVVTGVIGFALAGLFVLSESLVAVVTAHYLLNAFEFAVHEGFGLDR
- the trpC gene encoding indole-3-glycerol phosphate synthase yields the protein MMTCNELAAPVRSILTAARDRSQPDGTPLAVSPRSLPQAIRDAESDGRVPIVAEIKPTSPTTDGRRTDDPVELARAMIAGGATALSVLTEPDHFGGSPEALERVRQAVDVPVLRKDFILREEHLDVVAADLVLVIARFVDDLPGLVTAARDRGFQVLVEVHTREELRAALDAGARFVGINNRDLAALEVDLSTFEHVVGSTGDGGTANGLAAADNLTDRLADVTLVAESGVSTPDDVRRLRGAGADALLVGSAIMDGDVEANTRRLVEAGRPEDGRTDADPKARSTSEQGVDAA
- the trpB gene encoding tryptophan synthase subunit beta, which gives rise to MADTAGRFGPYGGQYVPEALVPALAELVDAHERYVLHNEDGFRDELREHLRTFAGRPTPLQRADALSERYGRDIYLKREDLVHGGAHKLNNALGQVLLATYMGKDRVIAETGAGQHGTATAMAAAHLDVPCEIYMGRVDVNRQRPNVYRMRMSGAEVTPVDAGSATLKEAINETMRDWAGSVETTHYAVGSVVGPHPFPALVRDFQAVIGEEIRTQIRDEAARLPDDVVACAGGGSNTMGTFAAFVEDERPADADSEGDATADVALHAVEAGGSDLGIDEESGVAPNSASLSTGTEGVLHGALTKLLQTEDGQVVESHSISAGLDYAGVGPELAELVDRDRVTPATVDDDATLTAFHRLSRLEGIIPALESSHALAYLEETCGPDADATDEDGDVSDRNDDASGRGGDVSDRGGDASGETGDADLGDLVVVTVSGRGDKDLETVLEETDRRDIETAPDVEVFDG
- a CDS encoding helix-turn-helix domain-containing protein; the encoded protein is MAKYSTGSSTAGGGTNCELCGAESNSLTRQTVAGAELEVCSNCASHGDESRSSTSSSGGGGRDRDETSRKKKAAQNVAKANPVWDGDSEHWEREGTNYDDDPLPYLVSDYGDVLESARQDAGQTREELADDLGVPESDLLAIEQGRATQAGVGGGLIEALEDRLDVQLAE